The proteins below come from a single Streptococcus porcinus genomic window:
- a CDS encoding sugar O-acetyltransferase has translation MTTMTSMHSGQLYFPNDPQLIKKQLACQELLYCFNQTIPSEIEKRNQLMKEMFKSVGSDVFIEPPLRANWGGHFTTIGKNVYINFNLTLVDDTFITIGDNTMIAPNVTIISGTHPLQPSLREQGLQYNLPVQIGKNCWIGANTTVLPGISIGDNSVIGANSLVTKDIPANSLALGSPARVVKSLKEDK, from the coding sequence ATGACAACGATGACATCAATGCACTCTGGACAACTCTATTTTCCTAACGACCCTCAACTCATCAAAAAACAATTAGCTTGTCAAGAACTCCTCTATTGCTTTAATCAAACAATACCTTCAGAAATTGAGAAGCGAAATCAATTAATGAAAGAAATGTTTAAGTCAGTTGGTTCAGACGTCTTTATCGAGCCACCACTTAGAGCTAATTGGGGAGGACACTTTACTACCATTGGAAAAAATGTCTATATCAATTTTAATTTGACTCTAGTAGATGATACCTTTATCACAATTGGTGACAACACTATGATAGCACCAAATGTCACCATAATTTCGGGAACTCACCCTCTCCAACCATCATTACGGGAACAAGGACTTCAATACAATCTACCCGTTCAGATTGGGAAAAATTGTTGGATTGGTGCAAATACAACCGTTTTACCAGGTATCAGTATCGGCGATAATTCTGTTATTGGTGCTAATAGTTTAGTCACAAAAGATATCCCTGCTAACAGCCTAGCTTTAGGTAGCCCAGCTAGAGTTGTTAAAAGCTTAAAAGAAGATAAGTAA
- a CDS encoding glycoside hydrolase family 13 protein has product MEKHWWHKATIYQIYPKSFMDANGDGIGDLEGIIQKLDYLENLGITAIWLSPVYQSPMDDNGYDISDYEAIADIFGDMAQMDLLLEEAKKRGIRIIMDLVVNHTSDEHAWFVEARENPESPERDFYIWRDQPNGLMSTFSGSAWQLDEKSGQYYLHLFSKKQPDLNWENADLRQKIYDMMNFWIAKGIGGFRMDVIDLIGKIPDAEITGNGPKLHDYLKEMNQATFGKHDLLTVGETWGATPEIAKQYSRPENKELSMVFQFEHVGLQHKPNRPKWDFAEELDVPALKAIFAKWQTELKLGEGWNSLFWNNHDLPRVLSIWGNDQEYRQKSGKALAILLHLMRGTPYIYQGEEIGMTNYPFESLEQVDDIESVNYAKEAVINGVAIEEVLASIRQVGRDNARTPMQWDTSKNAGFSKADKTWLALNPNYETINVQAALADKNSLFYTYQALVALRKSEAWLVEADFRLLESADKVFAYERCLGADTYLIVVNLSDQNQTFSLSCKTYQTIIANTDPQKVIDQGHLEAWDAFCIKK; this is encoded by the coding sequence ATGGAAAAACACTGGTGGCATAAGGCTACAATCTATCAAATTTACCCCAAATCCTTTATGGACGCTAACGGCGATGGGATAGGGGATCTTGAAGGCATTATTCAAAAATTAGATTATCTGGAAAATCTTGGTATTACAGCTATCTGGCTTTCTCCAGTCTATCAATCTCCAATGGATGATAATGGCTATGATATTTCGGATTATGAAGCTATAGCTGACATTTTTGGTGATATGGCCCAGATGGATCTCCTCTTAGAAGAAGCAAAGAAACGCGGCATTAGAATCATCATGGATCTAGTTGTCAATCATACATCGGATGAACACGCCTGGTTTGTTGAAGCAAGAGAAAACCCAGAAAGTCCAGAAAGAGACTTTTATATCTGGCGTGACCAGCCTAACGGGCTCATGTCAACTTTTTCTGGCTCTGCTTGGCAATTGGATGAAAAATCAGGTCAATATTACCTCCATCTTTTTAGTAAGAAACAACCAGATCTGAATTGGGAAAATGCAGATCTCCGTCAAAAAATTTATGATATGATGAATTTTTGGATTGCTAAAGGAATTGGTGGCTTCCGAATGGATGTTATTGATTTGATTGGTAAAATTCCAGATGCGGAGATTACTGGTAATGGTCCTAAGCTCCATGATTATTTAAAAGAAATGAATCAAGCGACATTTGGGAAACATGATTTATTGACCGTTGGTGAGACTTGGGGAGCAACTCCGGAAATTGCCAAACAGTATTCCCGTCCAGAAAATAAAGAATTGTCCATGGTTTTCCAATTTGAACATGTTGGCTTGCAACATAAACCTAATCGACCCAAATGGGATTTTGCTGAAGAATTGGATGTGCCAGCACTAAAAGCTATTTTTGCGAAGTGGCAAACGGAACTAAAGCTGGGTGAAGGCTGGAATTCCTTGTTCTGGAATAACCATGACCTACCCCGGGTTCTTTCAATTTGGGGAAATGACCAAGAATACCGTCAGAAATCTGGGAAAGCTTTAGCTATTTTACTTCATTTGATGCGCGGAACACCATATATTTACCAAGGCGAAGAAATCGGGATGACTAATTACCCCTTTGAGAGTTTGGAGCAGGTAGATGATATCGAATCAGTCAATTATGCTAAAGAAGCAGTAATTAATGGTGTTGCGATAGAAGAGGTCCTGGCAAGTATTCGGCAGGTCGGACGTGATAATGCAAGAACGCCAATGCAGTGGGATACCTCAAAAAATGCAGGTTTTTCTAAAGCCGATAAGACTTGGTTGGCGCTTAATCCTAATTATGAAACAATTAATGTTCAAGCTGCTTTGGCTGATAAAAATTCCCTCTTTTATACTTATCAGGCCCTTGTTGCTTTGCGCAAAAGTGAAGCCTGGTTAGTAGAGGCAGATTTCCGGTTATTAGAGTCGGCTGATAAAGTATTTGCTTATGAAAGATGCCTAGGCGCAGATACTTATCTAATTGTGGTTAATCTGTCAGATCAAAACCAAACTTTCAGCTTGTCATGTAAAACTTATCAAACCATCATTGCTAATACAGACCCACAAAAAGTTATTGACCAAGGTCACTTAGAAGCTTGGGATGCTTTTTGTATTAAAAAATAA
- a CDS encoding pullulanase, translated as MLQSMIKHNKSINLEKRQKFGIRCLKVGVASTTIATALFFTGVNIVQAQGIDTTTSELLETATSDSSQSTSIVTSLAETDQTLTTETESHQDKSLPRIAEQPNYPSSEQKDLISGGSASISDASIGLSKTVSDLEITTPSETVASPVAEVPIAATDIRMHFKTLPSKDLASLGLWTWEDVAKPSEQNGAWPTGAISFSTAKQDDYGYYIDIKMSEGPRDLIKWLINDTSGQNITGDQGFDVLSQNMNEVWFDDKYKVSYYAPQAAGTLRINYLRTDGNYKDKSLWLWGSVYPAQLSQQGAWPDGINFTHFGKYGAYIDIKLSELPSDIGFLLLDESKSGESVKINPSDYKFTDFKNNTQIFVKDEDPTIYTNPYYVNNVRILGAQQTSPTTIEVSMTSLEGTDQSTILKNLTVTNAANEGMAIAGLVLNTTQKSVLIKGDFPANNGPYTVTYASDHFLARGNWQYKDALYAYDGFLGSQVTKNGQSVDMAIWSPSADQVSVVLYDKEDQNLVIGKVDMVRGDKGQWTVKLDKTTGLGISDYRGYYYHYEIKRADKSVLVLDPYAKSLAEWNSDLATKGPVYAVAKAALVDPGQYGPKELTYANIPGFNKREDAIIYEAHVRDFTSDKAISADLQHQIGTFAAFAERLQYLKELGVTHIQLLPVMSYYFINEMNKERMDNYASSATNYNWGYDPQSYFALTGNYSSDPKDPTKRIEEFKNLVNEIHKLGMGVLLDVVYNHTAKTAILEDLEPHYYHFMDVDGTPRTAFGGGRVGTTHYMTRRLLLDSIKYMVSEYKVDGFRFDMMGEHDAETIQAAYDAAKALNPKILMLGEGWITYAGDENKPVQPADQTWMNQTDSVASFSDDIRNLLKSGYPNEGQPAFLTNGSRSIHGIFSNIKGQPTNFKADDPGDVIQYIEAHDNLTLFDIIAQSIKKDPSIAKNNSEIHRRLRLGNLIVMTSQGTAFIHAGQEYGRTKQFRDEAYKYPVSSDLVPNKSHLLVNEDGSPFAYPYFIHDSYDSTDAINHFDWTKATNSSLYPENTKSHDYMQGLIAIRKSTDAFRLGDKALIDQMVSLITIPGQDGVSESDLIIGYMVTATNGDRYAVLVNADSKTRHFTLPVEWQSASVLVDADRAGLANISHPKGLHFDQNGLSLDALTATILKLAKAVEGESSSEMNEESDNFQTLMTPQPTSRKGTSATTTSEVLPESLVTAASSSQLVRDSNTDNLEKGSEETANPSTNKKDRVRTETSGTTDKIVDKAAVKIKNNQGQKTIFTLVASVFVITCAYFIKKYKGRP; from the coding sequence ATGTTGCAGTCGATGATTAAACACAATAAGTCAATCAACCTTGAAAAACGACAAAAATTTGGCATTCGTTGTTTAAAAGTAGGGGTTGCTTCGACAACAATTGCTACTGCCCTATTTTTTACAGGTGTAAATATTGTTCAAGCTCAGGGTATTGATACTACAACAAGTGAATTGCTTGAAACAGCTACTTCTGATTCTAGTCAAAGTACCAGCATAGTGACTAGCTTAGCAGAAACAGATCAGACTTTAACAACCGAGACTGAAAGTCATCAAGACAAGTCTTTACCAAGGATTGCTGAACAGCCAAATTATCCTTCGTCTGAGCAAAAGGACTTAATTAGTGGAGGTTCTGCAAGTATCTCGGACGCCAGCATAGGTCTTTCCAAAACGGTATCTGATTTGGAAATAACAACTCCAAGTGAAACTGTCGCATCGCCAGTAGCAGAGGTACCTATTGCTGCTACTGATATTAGGATGCATTTCAAAACCCTTCCGTCTAAGGATCTGGCTAGTTTGGGGCTTTGGACTTGGGAAGACGTAGCTAAACCTTCTGAGCAAAATGGTGCTTGGCCGACAGGAGCCATTAGTTTCTCAACAGCGAAGCAAGATGACTATGGCTACTATATTGATATAAAGATGTCCGAAGGCCCTCGGGATTTAATAAAGTGGCTCATTAATGATACCAGTGGACAGAATATTACTGGTGATCAGGGCTTTGACGTCTTGAGTCAAAACATGAATGAAGTTTGGTTTGATGATAAGTATAAAGTTAGCTATTACGCGCCTCAAGCCGCAGGAACTCTCCGCATTAATTACTTGCGGACAGATGGTAACTATAAGGATAAATCACTTTGGTTATGGGGAAGTGTCTATCCCGCTCAATTAAGTCAACAAGGAGCTTGGCCAGATGGTATTAATTTTACACATTTTGGTAAATATGGCGCTTATATTGATATTAAGTTGTCAGAATTACCAAGCGATATAGGTTTCTTACTCCTTGATGAAAGTAAATCAGGCGAGTCTGTCAAAATTAATCCGTCTGACTATAAATTTACCGATTTTAAAAATAATACCCAAATTTTTGTGAAAGATGAGGATCCAACCATTTATACAAACCCTTACTATGTCAATAATGTCCGCATTCTAGGTGCCCAACAAACGAGTCCTACAACAATTGAAGTGAGTATGACTAGTTTAGAAGGTACAGATCAATCTACGATACTTAAAAACCTTACGGTGACCAACGCAGCTAACGAGGGTATGGCTATCGCAGGTCTTGTTTTAAACACAACTCAAAAATCAGTTCTCATTAAGGGAGACTTTCCTGCAAATAATGGACCTTATACTGTGACCTATGCCTCTGATCATTTTTTAGCGAGAGGTAACTGGCAATATAAAGATGCTCTCTACGCCTATGATGGTTTTCTTGGCTCCCAAGTAACGAAAAATGGTCAGTCTGTTGATATGGCTATTTGGTCACCGAGTGCTGACCAGGTTTCAGTTGTCCTTTATGATAAAGAGGATCAAAACCTTGTTATAGGTAAGGTTGATATGGTAAGGGGCGACAAAGGCCAGTGGACAGTTAAGTTAGATAAGACTACGGGTCTTGGAATTAGCGATTACAGAGGTTATTATTACCATTATGAAATTAAACGTGCTGATAAATCAGTTCTAGTTTTAGACCCCTATGCGAAATCTCTGGCAGAATGGAATTCTGACTTAGCTACCAAAGGTCCAGTCTATGCAGTTGCTAAAGCGGCCCTCGTTGATCCAGGTCAATATGGTCCGAAAGAATTGACATATGCTAACATTCCTGGCTTCAATAAGCGTGAAGATGCAATTATCTATGAGGCACATGTGCGTGATTTTACATCTGATAAAGCTATCTCAGCTGACTTACAACACCAAATTGGCACTTTTGCAGCCTTTGCTGAACGCTTGCAATACTTAAAAGAGCTAGGAGTAACCCATATTCAGCTACTACCAGTCATGTCTTATTATTTCATTAATGAAATGAATAAGGAAAGAATGGATAACTATGCCTCAAGTGCTACCAATTATAATTGGGGCTATGACCCTCAGAGCTATTTTGCACTGACTGGTAATTATTCTTCAGATCCGAAAGATCCTACTAAGCGTATTGAAGAATTTAAAAATCTTGTTAATGAAATTCATAAATTGGGAATGGGTGTGCTGTTGGATGTGGTATATAATCATACAGCTAAAACCGCTATTTTGGAGGATTTGGAACCTCATTACTACCACTTTATGGATGTTGATGGAACACCACGAACTGCTTTTGGTGGCGGCAGGGTCGGAACAACTCATTATATGACGCGTCGATTACTACTTGATTCTATTAAGTACATGGTATCAGAGTATAAAGTCGATGGCTTTAGATTTGACATGATGGGAGAACATGACGCAGAAACAATTCAAGCTGCTTATGACGCTGCAAAAGCTCTTAATCCAAAGATTTTGATGTTAGGAGAAGGTTGGATTACCTATGCAGGCGATGAGAATAAACCTGTTCAGCCTGCAGATCAAACTTGGATGAATCAAACCGATTCAGTTGCTTCCTTCTCAGATGATATCCGTAATCTTTTGAAATCGGGCTACCCAAATGAAGGACAACCCGCATTCTTGACAAATGGTAGTCGAAGCATTCATGGCATCTTTAGCAATATTAAGGGACAACCAACTAATTTCAAAGCTGATGATCCAGGTGATGTGATTCAATACATTGAAGCACATGACAATCTTACTCTTTTTGATATTATTGCTCAGTCTATCAAAAAAGATCCAAGCATTGCTAAAAATAATAGTGAGATTCATCGTCGGCTACGTTTAGGAAATCTTATCGTTATGACGTCTCAAGGAACTGCCTTTATCCATGCTGGACAAGAATATGGACGCACAAAGCAGTTCCGAGATGAGGCTTACAAATATCCAGTTTCGAGTGACTTAGTGCCTAATAAATCCCATTTATTGGTTAATGAGGACGGAAGTCCATTTGCCTATCCTTATTTTATCCATGATTCATACGACTCGACGGATGCTATTAACCATTTTGATTGGACTAAAGCTACAAATAGTAGTCTATATCCAGAAAATACTAAGAGTCATGATTATATGCAAGGGTTGATTGCTATTAGGAAGTCAACAGACGCTTTCAGACTAGGTGACAAAGCTTTGATTGACCAAATGGTATCTTTAATTACTATTCCAGGTCAAGATGGGGTTTCTGAATCAGACCTTATCATTGGTTATATGGTCACAGCAACTAATGGAGATCGCTATGCAGTCTTAGTGAATGCTGACAGTAAGACACGTCACTTCACTCTTCCTGTAGAATGGCAGAGCGCTAGCGTACTTGTAGATGCTGATCGTGCGGGCTTGGCCAATATAAGTCATCCAAAAGGGTTGCACTTTGACCAGAATGGTCTTTCTCTAGATGCTTTGACAGCAACTATCTTGAAATTAGCAAAGGCGGTAGAAGGTGAGTCTAGTTCTGAAATGAATGAAGAATCTGACAATTTCCAGACTCTAATGACACCGCAGCCAACTAGTAGGAAGGGTACTTCAGCAACCACTACATCAGAAGTTCTGCCAGAATCCTTGGTTACGGCTGCCTCTTCATCTCAGTTAGTAAGAGATAGTAATACAGATAACCTTGAAAAAGGGTCAGAAGAGACAGCGAATCCTAGCACAAATAAGAAAGATCGGGTAAGAACTGAGACTTCAGGTACTACCGATAAAATCGTAGACAAAGCTGCTGTTAAAATAAAAAATAACCAAGGACAAAAGACTATTTTTACATTGGTTGCTAGTGTTTTCGTCATAACTTGTGCCTATTTCATTAAAAAGTACAAAGGTCGTCCATAA
- a CDS encoding ABC transporter ATP-binding protein: protein MVELNLNHIYKKYPNTTHYAVEDFDLDIKDKEFIVFVGPSGCGKSTTLRMIAGLEDISEGELKIDGEVVNDKSPKDRDIAMVFQNYALYPHMTVYDNMAFGLKLRKYKKADIDQRVKEAAQILGLTEFLDRKPADLSGGQRQRVAMGRAIVRDAKVFLMDEPLSNLDAKLRVSMRAEIAKIHRRIGSTTIYVTHDQTEAMTLADRIVIMSATKNPEGNGTIGKIEQVGSPQELYNLPANKFVAGFIGSPAMNFFDVTFDGERIISLDGLNIAIAEGQAKMLKEAGYEGKQVTFGIRPEDISANLLVEETFPNANVEAEVLVSELLGSETMLYVKLGNTEFASRVDARDFHNPGEKASLTFNVSKGHFFDIDTEKAIR, encoded by the coding sequence ATGGTAGAATTAAACTTAAATCACATTTACAAGAAGTACCCTAATACAACACATTACGCAGTTGAAGATTTTGACTTAGATATCAAGGATAAAGAATTTATCGTTTTTGTAGGCCCATCAGGTTGTGGAAAATCAACAACTCTTCGCATGATTGCAGGACTTGAAGATATTTCTGAAGGGGAATTGAAAATTGATGGGGAAGTGGTTAATGACAAGTCACCAAAAGATCGTGATATCGCTATGGTTTTCCAAAACTATGCCCTTTACCCACACATGACTGTTTATGATAATATGGCTTTTGGCCTAAAGTTGCGTAAATATAAGAAAGCTGACATCGACCAACGTGTTAAAGAAGCTGCACAAATCCTAGGATTAACAGAATTCTTAGATCGTAAACCTGCTGATTTGTCTGGTGGACAACGTCAACGTGTCGCTATGGGGCGTGCTATTGTCCGTGATGCCAAGGTTTTTCTTATGGATGAGCCTTTATCAAACTTAGATGCTAAATTACGTGTATCAATGCGTGCTGAAATTGCTAAAATTCATCGCCGTATCGGCTCTACAACAATTTATGTTACTCATGATCAGACAGAAGCTATGACCTTGGCCGATCGGATTGTCATTATGAGTGCAACGAAAAACCCTGAAGGTAATGGAACAATTGGTAAAATTGAACAGGTAGGTTCACCGCAAGAACTCTATAACTTACCAGCAAATAAATTTGTTGCTGGCTTTATCGGTAGCCCAGCCATGAATTTCTTTGATGTAACCTTTGATGGAGAGCGCATCATCAGCTTAGATGGTCTTAATATCGCTATTGCTGAAGGACAAGCAAAAATGCTCAAAGAAGCAGGCTATGAAGGTAAACAAGTTACATTTGGTATCCGCCCAGAAGATATCTCAGCTAACTTACTTGTCGAAGAAACATTCCCAAATGCTAATGTTGAAGCAGAGGTTTTAGTCTCTGAGTTATTGGGCTCTGAAACGATGCTTTACGTCAAACTTGGAAATACAGAATTTGCATCTCGTGTTGATGCACGTGATTTCCATAACCCAGGTGAAAAAGCAAGCTTAACATTTAATGTTTCTAAAGGACATTTCTTTGACATCGATACTGAAAAAGCTATTCGTTAA
- a CDS encoding helix-turn-helix domain-containing protein, whose translation MELKEYFPKSQVNHLPFMGEDWVTIAEDDHYIHLPKETLTARELFLLGKFDLLDYVAKSSASPWQDYLLLKKGPLPEPLSHFQFIFLEHKVALAEDLLDLFKSLIPSLVAIVHINKSRTTLLVDQSQESDFLSLFADILPTIESDFGIALSVFIGNNWLDNKGQGLSGYFDEENLLLTAYQTQKGEKQLFSFSELLLWGMLTQLDLPMLEKHFHHHLVQNKEVSDLVLSLWQCQGNLVQTAQKLYIHRNSLQYKLEKTKRQTGLNLKNLDDLTFAYLFIQKQ comes from the coding sequence ATGGAATTAAAAGAGTATTTCCCAAAGAGTCAAGTAAATCATTTGCCCTTTATGGGTGAAGACTGGGTAACAATTGCTGAAGACGACCACTATATCCATTTACCCAAAGAAACCTTAACAGCTAGGGAATTGTTTTTGTTGGGAAAGTTTGACCTCCTTGACTACGTAGCTAAGTCTTCCGCATCGCCATGGCAAGATTATTTGCTTCTCAAAAAAGGGCCATTACCAGAGCCTTTGAGTCATTTTCAGTTTATCTTCCTAGAACATAAAGTAGCCTTGGCGGAGGATTTACTGGATCTCTTTAAGTCACTCATTCCTTCTTTAGTAGCTATAGTACATATCAATAAATCAAGGACGACTTTATTGGTTGACCAGTCTCAAGAGAGTGACTTTTTAAGCCTGTTTGCTGATATATTACCGACTATTGAAAGTGACTTTGGCATTGCCTTATCAGTATTTATAGGGAATAATTGGTTAGATAATAAGGGTCAAGGGTTGAGTGGTTATTTTGACGAAGAAAATCTTTTATTAACAGCTTACCAAACACAAAAAGGCGAGAAGCAACTCTTTTCATTTTCTGAATTACTTCTGTGGGGAATGCTGACACAATTAGACCTTCCAATGCTGGAAAAGCATTTTCACCATCATTTAGTTCAAAATAAAGAGGTCTCAGATTTAGTGCTTAGCCTTTGGCAATGCCAAGGAAATCTTGTGCAGACAGCTCAAAAACTTTATATTCATCGGAATTCACTCCAATATAAACTGGAAAAAACCAAACGGCAAACAGGGCTCAATCTCAAAAACCTTGATGATTTGACCTTTGCTTATCTTTTCATCCAGAAACAATAG
- a CDS encoding RelA/SpoT family protein: MAKEINLSGEEVVALAAAYMNKKDVAFVKKALDYATAAHYHQARKSGEPYIIHPIQVAGILADLQLDAVTVACGFLHDVVEDTDITLDNIELDFGIDVRDIVDGVTKLGKVEYKSHEEQLAENHRKMLMAMSKDIRVILVKLADRLHNMRTLKHLRKDKQERISRETMEIYAPLAHRLGISRIKWELEDLAFRYLNESEFYKISHMMREKRREREALVDEIVDKIITYTREQGLYGDVYGRPKHIYSIYRKMRDKKKRFDQIFDLIAIRCVMETQSDVYAMVGYIHELWRPMPGRFKDYIAAPKANGYQSIHTTVYGPKGPIEIQIRTKDMHQVAEYGVAAHWAYKKGVKGKVSQSDQKVGMNWINELVELQDASNGDAKDFVDSVKEDIFSERIYVFTPNGAVQELPKESGPIDFAYAIHTQVGEKATGARVNGKMVPLTAKLKTGDVVEIVTNPNSFGPSRDWIKIVKTNKARNKIRQFFKNQDKELSVNKGRELLVNYFQEQGYVANKYLEKRRMEEILPRLSVKSVESLYAAVGFGDLSPVSIFNKLTEKERREEERAKAKAEAEELVKGGEVKHENKEVLKVRSENGVIIQGASGLLMRIAKCCNPVPGDPIEGYITKGRGIAIHRADCNNIKSQEGYEQRLIEVEWDMENFSKDYQAEIDIYGLNRSGLLNDVLQILSNSTKSISAVNAQPTKDMKFANIHVSFGIPNLTQLTTVVEKIKTVPDIYNVKRTNG, translated from the coding sequence ATGGCAAAAGAAATAAATTTATCTGGAGAAGAGGTCGTTGCTCTAGCAGCGGCTTATATGAATAAAAAAGATGTCGCCTTTGTAAAAAAAGCACTCGATTATGCAACAGCTGCTCATTACCATCAAGCTCGTAAATCTGGTGAACCTTATATTATCCATCCTATTCAAGTGGCAGGGATTTTGGCGGACCTACAATTAGATGCTGTGACGGTTGCTTGTGGTTTTCTACACGATGTCGTTGAAGATACCGATATTACCTTAGATAATATTGAATTGGACTTTGGGATAGATGTTCGCGATATTGTTGATGGTGTAACGAAATTGGGAAAAGTAGAATATAAATCCCATGAAGAGCAATTAGCTGAAAATCACCGGAAAATGTTGATGGCCATGTCGAAAGACATCCGTGTTATCTTAGTTAAGCTTGCTGACCGACTTCATAACATGCGAACCCTAAAGCATCTGCGCAAGGATAAGCAAGAACGTATCTCCCGTGAAACGATGGAAATTTATGCCCCACTTGCTCATCGTTTAGGGATTAGCCGTATTAAATGGGAACTAGAAGACTTGGCTTTTCGTTATCTTAATGAGTCGGAATTTTATAAAATTTCCCATATGATGCGTGAAAAACGCAGAGAGCGTGAAGCACTAGTAGATGAGATTGTTGATAAAATTATCACCTATACCAGAGAGCAAGGCTTATATGGTGACGTCTATGGTCGACCTAAGCATATTTATTCTATCTACCGTAAAATGCGTGATAAAAAGAAACGTTTTGATCAGATTTTTGATTTGATTGCTATTCGTTGTGTCATGGAAACTCAAAGTGATGTTTATGCTATGGTTGGCTACATTCACGAATTATGGCGGCCAATGCCTGGTCGCTTTAAGGATTATATTGCTGCACCTAAGGCTAATGGTTACCAATCCATTCACACAACTGTTTATGGGCCAAAAGGACCGATTGAAATTCAGATTAGAACCAAAGATATGCACCAAGTTGCTGAGTATGGTGTGGCTGCACATTGGGCCTACAAAAAAGGTGTCAAAGGAAAAGTTAGTCAGTCTGATCAGAAAGTTGGTATGAACTGGATTAACGAGTTGGTGGAATTACAGGATGCATCTAACGGCGATGCCAAAGATTTTGTTGATTCCGTCAAAGAAGATATATTTTCTGAACGCATTTATGTTTTTACCCCAAATGGTGCTGTCCAAGAACTACCAAAAGAGTCTGGGCCGATTGATTTTGCTTATGCTATCCACACCCAAGTTGGTGAAAAGGCAACAGGTGCTAGGGTTAACGGTAAAATGGTTCCCCTTACGGCCAAGTTGAAAACTGGAGATGTTGTTGAAATTGTGACTAATCCGAATTCATTTGGGCCAAGCCGAGACTGGATTAAGATTGTTAAAACCAATAAAGCGCGGAATAAAATTCGCCAATTCTTTAAAAACCAAGATAAGGAATTATCGGTTAATAAAGGACGTGAACTTTTGGTCAACTATTTCCAAGAACAAGGTTATGTTGCAAATAAGTATTTGGAAAAGCGACGGATGGAAGAAATTCTTCCTCGTCTCAGTGTAAAAAGCGTAGAATCTCTCTATGCTGCAGTCGGCTTTGGTGATTTAAGTCCAGTCTCTATTTTTAACAAGTTGACAGAAAAAGAACGACGTGAAGAAGAAAGAGCCAAAGCAAAAGCTGAAGCAGAAGAGTTGGTCAAGGGCGGGGAGGTCAAACACGAAAATAAAGAGGTTCTTAAGGTTCGCAGTGAGAATGGCGTCATCATTCAAGGAGCAAGTGGACTCTTGATGAGAATTGCTAAATGTTGTAATCCAGTTCCTGGTGACCCTATTGAAGGGTACATTACCAAAGGTCGAGGTATTGCTATTCACAGAGCTGATTGCAATAATATTAAGAGCCAAGAAGGTTATGAGCAACGCTTGATTGAAGTTGAGTGGGATATGGAGAATTTCAGTAAAGATTACCAAGCTGAAATTGATATCTATGGCTTAAATCGTAGTGGTCTATTAAATGATGTCTTGCAAATATTGTCGAATTCAACCAAAAGTATTTCGGCTGTCAATGCACAACCAACTAAAGATATGAAATTTGCCAATATTCATGTTAGTTTTGGTATTCCAAATCTCACCCAATTAACGACAGTAGTTGAAAAAATTAAGACTGTTCCTGATATATATAATGTTAAACGAACAAATGGTTAG
- the dtd gene encoding D-aminoacyl-tRNA deacylase: MRVIIQRVTQASVSIDGEVAGAIKKGLLLLVGFGPDDTQDDLDYAVRKITQMRIFSDREDKMNLSLRDVKGSILSISQFTLFANTKKGNRPAFTDAANPDLAKNLYKRFNQMLADYCPVEKGVFGADMQVSLNNDGPVTIILDTKQR, translated from the coding sequence ATGCGTGTTATTATTCAACGAGTGACCCAAGCTTCAGTCTCTATTGATGGGGAAGTAGCTGGCGCTATTAAGAAAGGATTACTGTTGTTAGTAGGTTTTGGCCCAGATGATACCCAAGATGATTTAGACTACGCTGTGCGTAAAATTACACAAATGCGTATTTTCTCAGATAGAGAAGATAAAATGAACTTATCACTCCGTGATGTTAAGGGATCTATTCTATCTATCTCACAGTTTACCTTGTTTGCCAATACCAAAAAGGGAAATCGACCTGCATTTACCGACGCTGCTAATCCTGATTTAGCTAAAAATTTATATAAGCGCTTCAATCAGATGCTGGCGGATTATTGTCCAGTGGAAAAAGGGGTTTTCGGTGCAGATATGCAAGTGTCCTTGAACAACGATGGACCTGTGACCATTATCTTGGATACCAAACAGAGATAA